In a genomic window of Vulpes lagopus strain Blue_001 chromosome 13, ASM1834538v1, whole genome shotgun sequence:
- the LOC121474879 gene encoding ribosome production factor 2 homolog: protein MFGSHNKKRPNNLVIGRMYDYHVLDMIELGIEKFVSLKEVKNSKCPEGTKAMLIFAGDDFDVTEDYRRLKNLLIDFFRGPTVSNICLAGLEYVLHFTALNGKIYFRSYKLLLKKSGCRTPRIELEEMRPSLDLVLRRTHLASDDLYKLSMKMPKALKPKKKKNVSHDTFGTTYGRSHMQKQDLSKLQTRKMKGLKKRPAERITEDQEKKSKRI, encoded by the coding sequence ATGTTTGGCTCCCATAATAAGAAGCGGCCAAATAATCTAGTAATAGGTCGTATGTATGATTACCATGTGCTGGATATGATTGAATTAGGTATCGAGAAGTTTGTCTCTCTAAAAGAGGTTAAGAATAGTAAATGTCCCGAGGGAACAAAAGCCATGTTAATATTTGCTGGTGATGATTTTGATGTAACAGAAGACTATAGAAGGCTGAAAAATCTTCTTATTGATTTCTTCAGAGGCCCCACAGTATCAAATATCTGTCTGGCTGGTTTAGAGTATGTTCTCCACTTCACTGCACTGAATGGGAAAATTTACTTCCGAAGCTATAAGTTGCTGCTGAAGAAATCCGGTTGTAGAACACCAAGGATTGAATTGGAAGAGATGAGGCCCTCGTTGGATCTGGTTCTGAGGAGGACACATCTGGCTTCAGATGATCTTTATAAATTATCTATGAAAATGCCAAAAGCCCTCAagccaaagaagaagaaaaatgtctcCCATGATACTTTTGGTACAACTTATGGAAGGAGTCATATGCAGAAGCAAGACCTAAGCAAACTACAAACCAGGAAAATGAAGGGGTTGAAGAAGCGACCTGCAGAAAGGATAACAGAAGACCAGGagaaaaaatcaaagagaatttaa